CGTCGACGGTGTCGAGCTGGTCCTCGTAGTCGCCGGTGTACACCGGCGGGGTGGTGTTGGGCGCGTCGGGGTGGACCAGCGCCATCTCGTAGTAGTTGCTGTTGCGGACGGCGGCCATGCAGTGTCGCTGGGCGGGCCCGGGCGCGTGGAACTCCACGTCGAGGCCGTGGCCCTCTGCGACGCGGGCGCGTTTGATGGCGCCGGTGATCCCGCCGTCGTACTCGGGGTCTGCGCGGACGAAGTCGGTCGATTCGGCGTCGATGAAGTCCGTGAACGGCTCCAGCCCGCGGACGTGTTCGGTCTGGAGGATCGGCGTGTCGAGCTGCTGGCGGAGCTTGCGGTGGGCGTGCTGGGAGACGCCCCCGTCGCGGTAGGGGTCCTCGTACCAGAAGAACTCCTGCTCGTCGAGGGCGCGGCCGAGCTTCAGCGCGTCGGCCAGCGTCTCCAGTTCGCAAGCGGGGTCGTGCATCAGGTCCATCTCGTCGCCGACGCGGTCGCCGACGGCATGGACGGCGTCGAGTTCCCGCTCCAGGTCCCGCGAGCCGTCGCTGCCGCCCCAGCCGTGGATCTTGAAGCCGGGGTAGCCCAGGTCGAGACAGTGCTCGGCGAAGTCGGCGAAGTCCTCGGGGGTTTCGAGGCCGCCGTTCTCGTCACCGTGGTACGTCGAGGCGTATGCGGGGAGCCGCTCGCGGTAGGTCCCGAGCAGTTCGTGGATCGGCGCGTCGTGGTACTTGCCGGCGAAGTCCCACAGCGCGATGTCGACGGGGCCGATGCCCATGCGGTCGTACTTGCGCAGGGCGCGTTTGATCTCCGACCAGTGTTTCTCCCGTTCCAGGGGGTTCTTGCCGACGAGGTAGTCGGCGAAGGTGTTGATCTGGGCGGCGCCCGGGGAGTTGCCGCCGACGTACTCGCCGGTGATCCCCTCGTCGGTGTGGACGGTGACGGCGAACAGCTTGCGCTCGACGCTCTCGCCGGGCTCGTAGACGAGGTTGAACCCGTGCTGGTCGGTCCCCATCTCGGGGATCTCGTAGGCGAACTCGACGCTCTCTATCTTCGTGATCTCCGGGGCCATACGCTCGCCTCGGCGGCCGCCCCAATGAAGGGGCGGGATGCGGCGGGACGCACCGGGAGTCGGCGGCCGGGCGACCGCGGGTCGGCCCAGGGGCCGCAGTCGCCGGGGAAACTCCTTTCCGGTCGGTCGTCGAATCGTCGCCCATGGCGAAGTTCACTCTTCTGGAAGTCCACCTCGACGGCGCCGAGTTCACCGCGAACGCACCGTACAGCAGCGAGTCCGACGAGGACACCGACGGGCTCGGCGGCCTCCCGTTCGGCGAGGACGAGAGCGACCAAGCGACCGAGACGACCGACGACGGCGGGGCCAACCCTTTCGCTATCGTCCTCACCTTCGCGGGAATGATCCTCGGCGTCGTCGCGCTCCGCCGGATCCTCGGCGGGTCGGGCGAGCCGGTCCTCGACGAGCCGGCGACCGAGGAGGCCGACAGCGGCGGGCTGCGAGCGCGGTTCTGACCGCACCGGGGCGGGGAGAAGGCCTATCCCGTCGGCTGCCGTGGGTCAGGTATGGGAATCTACGAGAGCGTCCGGGCGGTCACGACGGCCTCCGGTGACGGCCCCGTCGACTGGGGCGCCGTCGCCGACGCCGCGAAGGCCTCGACCGACCCCGGGTCGATCGCGCTCACGCCCGAGGAGGAGGCCGCCTACGCCGCGGACGTGCGCGACGCTCGCGACCGCGTGCGGTCGGTCGGCGACGTGGCGTTCGACCTGCCGGAGGTCGTCGAGATCCAGACCCGCCACCACTGGATCGACGCCAACGTCGCCACCTTCGAGCGCGTCATGCGCCCGCTCGAGGAGCAGGTGACGATGTTCCCCGGCGCCAGCCGGGTCGTCAACACCGGGACGATGAGCGTCGCGCTCGCCTTCCTCGGCAACAACGTCCTCGGCCAGTACGACCCCCTCTTGCTCGCCGAGGGCGACGACCACGCGCTGTATTTCGTCCACCCGAACATCGAGAAAGTGGCCGACGCGCTGGAGGTCGACTTCGACCGCTTCCGCCGCTGGATCGCCTTCCACGAGGTCGCCCACGCCGCCGAGTTCGGCGCCGCTCCCTGGCTCTCCGACCACCTCGAATCGACGATGGAGGGCGCCGTCGCGGCGCTCGGCGAGGGGAGCCTCGACCGCGACGCCCTGCAGGACCTGGACACCACGATGACCGCCGTCGAGGGCTACGCCGAACTCGTCATGGACCGGGCGTTCGACGACGAGTACGCCGACCTCCGCGAGAAGGTCGAGGCCCGGCGCCGCGGCCGCGGCCCCGTCTCACAGCTGATGCGGCGCCTGCTCGGCCTCGGTATGAAACGGCGCCAGTACGAGCGCGGCAAGGCCTTCTTCGACGCCGTCGCCGACGAGCGCGGCGTCGCCGGCGCCTCGGCGGTCTGGGAGTCACCCGAGACTCTCCCCGCCGACGCCGAACTCGACGACCCGACGCTGTGGCTCGCTCGCGTGGCCGAGTGACCCCGCAGAACCGGTTTCCTCGCCGAGCGGCGAGCCGTCAGCGCCGGCCGT
The window above is part of the Halosimplex rubrum genome. Proteins encoded here:
- a CDS encoding enolase C-terminal domain-like protein — protein: MAPEITKIESVEFAYEIPEMGTDQHGFNLVYEPGESVERKLFAVTVHTDEGITGEYVGGNSPGAAQINTFADYLVGKNPLEREKHWSEIKRALRKYDRMGIGPVDIALWDFAGKYHDAPIHELLGTYRERLPAYASTYHGDENGGLETPEDFADFAEHCLDLGYPGFKIHGWGGSDGSRDLERELDAVHAVGDRVGDEMDLMHDPACELETLADALKLGRALDEQEFFWYEDPYRDGGVSQHAHRKLRQQLDTPILQTEHVRGLEPFTDFIDAESTDFVRADPEYDGGITGAIKRARVAEGHGLDVEFHAPGPAQRHCMAAVRNSNYYEMALVHPDAPNTTPPVYTGDYEDQLDTVDDEGTVPVPDGPGLGVDYDWDYIEANATGSVHVYE
- a CDS encoding zinc-dependent metalloprotease, translating into MGIYESVRAVTTASGDGPVDWGAVADAAKASTDPGSIALTPEEEAAYAADVRDARDRVRSVGDVAFDLPEVVEIQTRHHWIDANVATFERVMRPLEEQVTMFPGASRVVNTGTMSVALAFLGNNVLGQYDPLLLAEGDDHALYFVHPNIEKVADALEVDFDRFRRWIAFHEVAHAAEFGAAPWLSDHLESTMEGAVAALGEGSLDRDALQDLDTTMTAVEGYAELVMDRAFDDEYADLREKVEARRRGRGPVSQLMRRLLGLGMKRRQYERGKAFFDAVADERGVAGASAVWESPETLPADAELDDPTLWLARVAE